The following coding sequences are from one Niveibacterium umoris window:
- a CDS encoding ABC transporter ATP-binding protein, which produces MSAAISVRGAVKRYGDLCALGGVDLDIEQGAFFALLGPNGAGKTTLISALAGLVRLTAGTISVLGHDVVSDYRAARRMVGVVPQELVFDPFFSVREVLRLQSGYFGLRRNDDWIDELLENLDLTKKADANMRQLSGGMKRRVLVAQALVHRPPVIVLDEPTAGVDVELRQGLWAFVRKLNQAGHTIVLTTHYLEEAQTLCNRIAMLKSGRIVALDDTANLLRAVEGHTLRVKLAGELPAGLPGAAPERDGDWWVYSSDDYVTLVDRLRALRDANAVIAEFEVGQPDLEKVFVDVMRRAG; this is translated from the coding sequence ATGAGTGCGGCAATCTCTGTTCGCGGCGCCGTCAAGCGTTACGGAGATCTGTGCGCACTTGGCGGCGTCGACCTCGACATCGAGCAGGGTGCCTTCTTCGCATTGCTTGGCCCGAACGGTGCCGGCAAGACGACGCTGATTTCTGCGCTTGCCGGTTTGGTCCGGCTCACAGCAGGGACGATTTCGGTGTTGGGGCACGATGTTGTCAGCGACTACCGCGCGGCGCGCCGCATGGTGGGCGTGGTGCCGCAGGAACTCGTCTTCGACCCGTTTTTCTCGGTGCGCGAAGTGCTGCGTTTGCAGTCCGGTTATTTCGGTCTGCGCCGCAACGACGACTGGATCGACGAGTTGCTGGAAAACCTCGACCTCACCAAGAAGGCCGACGCCAACATGCGCCAGTTGTCGGGCGGCATGAAACGTCGCGTGCTGGTGGCGCAGGCCCTGGTGCATCGGCCGCCGGTCATCGTGCTCGACGAGCCGACAGCGGGCGTGGATGTGGAGTTGCGGCAAGGTCTGTGGGCCTTCGTGCGCAAGCTCAATCAGGCCGGCCATACGATCGTGCTGACCACGCACTACCTTGAAGAAGCGCAGACGCTTTGCAACCGCATCGCGATGCTCAAGTCCGGCCGTATCGTCGCGCTGGACGACACCGCGAATCTGCTGCGAGCGGTCGAGGGCCACACCCTGCGCGTCAAGCTCGCCGGCGAATTGCCGGCCGGGTTGCCTGGCGCGGCGCCGGAACGCGACGGCGACTGGTGGGTGTATTCATCGGACGATTACGTCACGCTGGTCGATCGCCTGCGCGCCTTGCGCGACGCGAACGCGGTGATCGCCGAGTTCGAAGTCGGTCAGCCGGATCTTGAGAAGGTGTTTGTCGACGTGATGCGGAGGGCCGGATGA
- a CDS encoding STAS domain-containing protein, whose protein sequence is MIREQGERLLVEGPITMETAAALLDAGRRLCGEVECSAGRVIDLSGVTSVDSAALAVVLAWMRAAKAGGRSLQIEAVPAQLQSLAALYDLSDLLPLGAPRQ, encoded by the coding sequence ATGATCCGCGAGCAGGGCGAGCGCTTGCTGGTTGAAGGGCCGATCACGATGGAGACGGCCGCTGCACTGCTGGATGCAGGCCGTCGCTTGTGCGGCGAAGTCGAATGCAGCGCTGGACGGGTGATCGATCTTTCCGGCGTGACATCGGTCGATTCGGCGGCGCTCGCGGTAGTGCTCGCCTGGATGCGCGCGGCGAAGGCCGGAGGACGCAGCCTGCAGATCGAGGCTGTTCCGGCGCAGTTGCAGTCGCTCGCTGCCCTGTATGACCTGAGTGACCTGCTGCCGCTCGGGGCGCCGCGCCAATGA